The proteins below come from a single Oncorhynchus keta strain PuntledgeMale-10-30-2019 chromosome 1, Oket_V2, whole genome shotgun sequence genomic window:
- the LOC118394418 gene encoding extracellular calcium-sensing receptor-like yields MRLSTAPALDPSLAGSLVLLHLAVVAGGLALLSSASVSASGLESVRCRLQATPRPPAFSQDGDFVIGGVFSIHNYMHTVEHSYTSRPEPLQCTGSLDSRELRFSRTMVFAVDEINNSSDLLPGVTLGYQVHDSCTTVPMAVKVAFQLANGLDPMFDTGEQCSGSPTVTAIVGESGSTPTISMLRIIGPFGIPQVSHFSTCACLSDKKQYPTFFRTIPSDQFQAAALAHLIRHFGWTWIGAVRSDSDYGNNGMAAFLQAAQEEGICVEYSEAFSRTNPLSRVQRLADVIRSSTAQVVVAFVSSWDMKILLREMERLPSPPRQWIGSESWVTDPDMLRFSLCAGAIGIGIRRSVIPGLRDFLLDLSPQKVSKSPTLTEFWEGAFGCVGVEEKVCDGSEDIQQLQTPYTDTSQLRVTNMVYKAVYAIAHAIHSIVCEERENSTVNCDKNLNVKPTQVLERLRRVNFSRNGYQVSFDANGDPVATYELVNWQRRESGKMELVTVGLYDASLPPDQRLDIEREITWIKNSTQVPVSVCSESCPPGTRKAVQKGKPVCCYDCIQCAEGEISNNTDSSDCLICPEEYWPNAERDRCILKPVEFLSFHEVLGIILTACSVGGACLAIATATVFYRHRTSAIVRANNSELSFLLLFSLALCFLCSLTFIGRPSEWSCMLRHTAFGITFVLCISCVLGKTIVVLMAFRATLPASNVMKWFGPPQQRLTVVSFTFVQALICTLWLVLSPPFPIKNLTTYKEKIILECDVGSAIGFWAVLGYIGLLALLCFVLAFLARKLPDNFNEAKFITFSMLIFCAVWITFIPAYFSSPGKLTVAVEIFAIITSSFGLFFLLFVPKCFIILFRPEKNTKKHLMEKTSNDIRY; encoded by the exons ATGAGGCTCTCTACGGCTCCTGCTCTAGATCCAAGTCTGGCTGGTAGTCTGGTTCTACTACATCTAGCTGTGGTGGCTGGTGGGCTTGCCTTGCTCTcatctgcctctgtctctgcctctgggCTGGAGTCTGTCAGATGCAGGCTCCAAGCCACCCCTCGTCCTCCTGCGTTCTCCCAGGACGGGGACTTTGTCATCGGGGGTGTTTTCTCAATCCACAACTACATGCACACTGTGGAACACAGCTACACCAGCCGGCCTGAGCCCCTGCAGTGCACAGGGAG TTTGGATTCCCGTGAGTTGCGCTTCTCGCGTACCATGGTCTTCGCAGTTGATGAGATAAACAACAGTTCGGACCTTCTACCGGGTGTCACACTTGGTTATCAAGTGCACGACTCCTGCACCACGGTCCCCATGGCCGTAAAAGTGGCCTTCCAGCTGGCTAACGGCCTGGACCCAATGTTTGATACCGGAGAACAGTGCTCGGGGTCGCCTACAGTGACAGCTATCGTGGGCGAGTCTGGCTCCACGCCAACCATCAGCATGTTGCGCATCATCGGCCCTTTCGGCATTCCTCAG GTGAGCCACTTTTCCACCTGTGCGTGTCTGAGTGATAAGAAACAGTATCCAACCTTCTTCAGAACCATCCCCAGTGATCAGTTCCAGGCTGCTGCTCTGGCCCACCTCATCAGGCACTTCGGCTGGACCTGGATTGGGGCGGTCCGTTCCGACTCTGACTACGGTAATAACGGGATGGCTGCTTTCCTACAGGCAGCACAAGAGGAGGGAATCTGTGTGGAGTATTCTGAAGCCTTCTCCCGTACCAACCCACTCAGCAGAGTGCAACGGCTGGCCGACGTGATCCGCAG CTCCACAGCCCAGGTGGTGGTTGCATTCGTATCCTCTTGGGACATGAAAATCCTGCTGAGGGAGATGGAACGCCTGCCCTCTCCACCCCGCCAGTGGATCGGTAGTGAGTCCTGGGTCACTGATCCAGATATGCTGCGTTTCAGCCTGTGTGCCGGAGCCATCGGCATTGGCATCAGACGCTCCGTCATCCCCGGCCTCAGGGACTTCCTCCTGGACCTCTCCCCACAGAAGGTGTCCAAGTCTCCCACGCTCACTGAGTTCTGGGAGGGAGCCTTTGGCT GTGTTGGGGTTGAAGAGAAGGTGTGTGATGGCAGTGAGGATATACAGCAGCTACAGACCCCCTACACAGATACATCCCAGCTGCGTGTCACTAACATGGTGTATAAAGCTGTTTATGCCATAGCACACGCCATCCACAGCATCGTTTGTGAAGAGAGAGAAAACTCCACTGTGAACTGTGACAAAAACCTTAATGTGAAGCCAACACAG GTCCTGGAGAGATTGAGAAGGGTGAACTTCTCTCGTAACGGGTACCAGGTGTCTTTCGATGCCAACGGGGACCCAGTGGCCACCTATGAGCTGGTCAATTGGCAGAGACGGGAGAGTGGGAAGATGGAGTTGGTGACAGTGGGGCTCTATGATGCATCCCTGCCTCCTGACCAGAGGCTTGACATTGAGAGGGAAATCACCTGGATAAAGAACAGTACACAAGTACCTGTGTCAGTGTGCAGTGAGAGCTGTCCCCCAGGCACTCGTAAGGCTGTACAGAAAGGAAAGCCTGTATGCTGTTATGACTGTATCCAATGTGCAGAGGGAGAGATCAGTAATAACACAG ATTCTTCAGACTGTCTGATCTGTCCTGAGGAGTACTGGCCCAACGCTGAGAGAGACCGCTGTATCCTTAAACCTGTTGAGTTCCTGTCCTTCCACGAGGTCCTTGGAATCATCCTGACCGCCTGCTCTGTGGGCGGGGCTTGTCTGGCCATCGCCACGGCAACTGTCTTCTACCGCCATCGAACTTCGGCCATCGTCAGGGCCAACAACTCTGAGCTGAGCTTCCTACTGCTCTTCTCCTTGGCTCTGTGTTTTCTGTGTTCTCTTACTTTCATTGGCCGGCCCTCTGAGTGGTCCTGTATGCTGCGTCACACAGCGTTTGGGATCACCTTCGTCCTCTGCATCTCTTGTGTTCTGGGGaaaaccatagtggtgttgatggCCTTCAGGGCTACGCTTCCAGCCAGTAATGTCATGAAATGGTTTGgtcctccacagcagagattgacAGTAGTGTCCTTCACGTTTGTCCAGGCTTTGATATGCACTCTGTGGTTGGTCCTGTCCCCTCCCTTCCCCATTAAAAACCTCACTACCTACAAGGAAAAGATCATTCTAGAGTGTGATGTTGGTTCAGCTATTGGTTTCTGGGCTGTGTTGGGCTATATAGGACTCCTGGCTCTCTTGTGCTTTGTGCTGGCGTTTCTGGCTCGGAAGCTGCCTGATAACTTCAACGAGGCCAAATTCATCACCTTCAGCATGCTCATATTCTGTGCAGTCTGGATCACCTTTATCCCAGCTTATTTCAGCTCTCCAGGGAAGttgactgtagctgtggagatcTTTGCCATCATCACCTCTAGCTTTGGGTTGTTCTTTCTATTATTTGTTCCTAAATGCTTTATTATTCTGTTCAGGCCGGAGAAGAACACCAAGAAACACCTTATGGAGAAGACATCCAATGATATACGTTATTAA